Proteins from one Oncorhynchus masou masou isolate Uvic2021 chromosome 12, UVic_Omas_1.1, whole genome shotgun sequence genomic window:
- the LOC135549866 gene encoding uncharacterized protein LOC135549866 isoform X3, producing MGLKSQDPLPSTSNLTSGQVGSFQKVEPKTLGAVQIIIGCLVLCLSASVLQLHEIHFTGDVAVLLIVVLQLILSGSVLVHAGRKPSLFWVKCTLVLHLISAAFSTAALGLMSKHLPYRQDSYHCEHCRRLELHAVLLIDGIIGTLVIFLILELLICITAMLFGLSVLASSGGMQSSSGTQRPAYPQTRPPAGPPAVQAAASQQVAVVVTEPDSDQVEEVSTPPTDPQVEPIEAAEP from the exons ATGGGCCTCAAAAGCCAGGACCCCCTGCCTTCCACTAGCAATCTCACCTCAGGACAAGTGGGCTCCTTCCAGAAGGTGGAGCCTAAAACCTTGGGG GCCGTCCAAATCATCATCGGGTGTCTTGTCCTCTGCCTGAGCGCCTCTGTGTTGCAGCTCCACGAGATCCACTTCACTGGTGATGTCGCTGTCCTTTTGATTGTTGTCTTACAG CTCATCCTGTCTGGGTCGGTCCTTGTCCACGCGGGCAGGAAGCCTTCTCTCTTTTGG GTGAAATGTACCCTGGTGCTGCACTTGATTAGTGCTGCCTTCTCCACGGCTGCTCTGGGCCTGATGTCCAAACACCTGCCCTACCGCCAGGACTCCTACCACTGTGAACACTGCCGGAGACTGGAGCTGCATGCTGTG CTCCTGATTGACGGCATCATAGGTACTCTGGTTATCTTCCTTATTCTGGAGCTGCTCATCTGCATCACAGCCATGCTGTTTGGTCTCAGTGTGCTGGCCTCAAGTGGTGGAATGCAG tcatccAGTGGAACTCAGCGCCCAGCCTACCCCCAGACTCGCCCCCCGGCAGGTCCCCCTGCTGTGCAGGCTGCAGCATCTCAG CAGGTGGCCGTTGTTGTCACTGAACCCGATTCCGACCAGGTAGAGGAGGTCTCCACTCCCCCCACTGACCCACAGGTGGAGCCCATCGAGGCGGCtgaaccctaa
- the LOC135549866 gene encoding uncharacterized protein LOC135549866 isoform X1, which translates to MGLKSQDPLPSTSNLTSGQVGSFQKVEPKTLGAVQIIIGCLVLCLSASVLQLHEIHFTGDVAVLLIVVLQLILSGSVLVHAGRKPSLFWVKCTLVLHLISAAFSTAALGLMSKHLPYRQDSYHCEHCRRLELHAVQHCFRKCTGLIEMKCKLLIDGIIGTLVIFLILELLICITAMLFGLSVLASSGGMQSSSGTQRPAYPQTRPPAGPPAVQAAASQQVAVVVTEPDSDQVEEVSTPPTDPQVEPIEAAEP; encoded by the exons ATGGGCCTCAAAAGCCAGGACCCCCTGCCTTCCACTAGCAATCTCACCTCAGGACAAGTGGGCTCCTTCCAGAAGGTGGAGCCTAAAACCTTGGGG GCCGTCCAAATCATCATCGGGTGTCTTGTCCTCTGCCTGAGCGCCTCTGTGTTGCAGCTCCACGAGATCCACTTCACTGGTGATGTCGCTGTCCTTTTGATTGTTGTCTTACAG CTCATCCTGTCTGGGTCGGTCCTTGTCCACGCGGGCAGGAAGCCTTCTCTCTTTTGG GTGAAATGTACCCTGGTGCTGCACTTGATTAGTGCTGCCTTCTCCACGGCTGCTCTGGGCCTGATGTCCAAACACCTGCCCTACCGCCAGGACTCCTACCACTGTGAACACTGCCGGAGACTGGAGCTGCATGCTGTG CAACATTGTTTCAGGAAATGCACTGGGCTGATCGAAATGAAATGTAAA CTCCTGATTGACGGCATCATAGGTACTCTGGTTATCTTCCTTATTCTGGAGCTGCTCATCTGCATCACAGCCATGCTGTTTGGTCTCAGTGTGCTGGCCTCAAGTGGTGGAATGCAG tcatccAGTGGAACTCAGCGCCCAGCCTACCCCCAGACTCGCCCCCCGGCAGGTCCCCCTGCTGTGCAGGCTGCAGCATCTCAG CAGGTGGCCGTTGTTGTCACTGAACCCGATTCCGACCAGGTAGAGGAGGTCTCCACTCCCCCCACTGACCCACAGGTGGAGCCCATCGAGGCGGCtgaaccctaa
- the LOC135549866 gene encoding uncharacterized protein LOC135549866 isoform X2 — MGLKSQDPLPSTSNLTSGQVGSFQKVEPKTLGAVQIIIGCLVLCLSASVLQLHEIHFTGDVAVLLIVVLQLILSGSVLVHAGRKPSLFWVKCTLVLHLISAAFSTAALGLMSKHLPYRQDSYHCEHCRRLELHAVQHCFRKCTGLIEMKCKLLIDGIIGTLVIFLILELLICITAMLFGLSVLASSGGMQSSSGTQRPAYPQTRPPAGPPAVQAAASQVAVVVTEPDSDQVEEVSTPPTDPQVEPIEAAEP, encoded by the exons ATGGGCCTCAAAAGCCAGGACCCCCTGCCTTCCACTAGCAATCTCACCTCAGGACAAGTGGGCTCCTTCCAGAAGGTGGAGCCTAAAACCTTGGGG GCCGTCCAAATCATCATCGGGTGTCTTGTCCTCTGCCTGAGCGCCTCTGTGTTGCAGCTCCACGAGATCCACTTCACTGGTGATGTCGCTGTCCTTTTGATTGTTGTCTTACAG CTCATCCTGTCTGGGTCGGTCCTTGTCCACGCGGGCAGGAAGCCTTCTCTCTTTTGG GTGAAATGTACCCTGGTGCTGCACTTGATTAGTGCTGCCTTCTCCACGGCTGCTCTGGGCCTGATGTCCAAACACCTGCCCTACCGCCAGGACTCCTACCACTGTGAACACTGCCGGAGACTGGAGCTGCATGCTGTG CAACATTGTTTCAGGAAATGCACTGGGCTGATCGAAATGAAATGTAAA CTCCTGATTGACGGCATCATAGGTACTCTGGTTATCTTCCTTATTCTGGAGCTGCTCATCTGCATCACAGCCATGCTGTTTGGTCTCAGTGTGCTGGCCTCAAGTGGTGGAATGCAG tcatccAGTGGAACTCAGCGCCCAGCCTACCCCCAGACTCGCCCCCCGGCAGGTCCCCCTGCTGTGCAGGCTGCAGCATCTCAG GTGGCCGTTGTTGTCACTGAACCCGATTCCGACCAGGTAGAGGAGGTCTCCACTCCCCCCACTGACCCACAGGTGGAGCCCATCGAGGCGGCtgaaccctaa
- the LOC135549866 gene encoding uncharacterized protein LOC135549866 isoform X4, with amino-acid sequence MGLKSQDPLPSTSNLTSGQVGSFQKVEPKTLGAVQIIIGCLVLCLSASVLQLHEIHFTGDVAVLLIVVLQLILSGSVLVHAGRKPSLFWVKCTLVLHLISAAFSTAALGLMSKHLPYRQDSYHCEHCRRLELHAVQHCFRKCTGLIEMKCKLLIDGIIGTLVIFLILELLICITAMLFGLSVLASSGGMQSSSGTQRPAYPQTRPPAGPPAVQAAASQSFSLRLSP; translated from the exons ATGGGCCTCAAAAGCCAGGACCCCCTGCCTTCCACTAGCAATCTCACCTCAGGACAAGTGGGCTCCTTCCAGAAGGTGGAGCCTAAAACCTTGGGG GCCGTCCAAATCATCATCGGGTGTCTTGTCCTCTGCCTGAGCGCCTCTGTGTTGCAGCTCCACGAGATCCACTTCACTGGTGATGTCGCTGTCCTTTTGATTGTTGTCTTACAG CTCATCCTGTCTGGGTCGGTCCTTGTCCACGCGGGCAGGAAGCCTTCTCTCTTTTGG GTGAAATGTACCCTGGTGCTGCACTTGATTAGTGCTGCCTTCTCCACGGCTGCTCTGGGCCTGATGTCCAAACACCTGCCCTACCGCCAGGACTCCTACCACTGTGAACACTGCCGGAGACTGGAGCTGCATGCTGTG CAACATTGTTTCAGGAAATGCACTGGGCTGATCGAAATGAAATGTAAA CTCCTGATTGACGGCATCATAGGTACTCTGGTTATCTTCCTTATTCTGGAGCTGCTCATCTGCATCACAGCCATGCTGTTTGGTCTCAGTGTGCTGGCCTCAAGTGGTGGAATGCAG tcatccAGTGGAACTCAGCGCCCAGCCTACCCCCAGACTCGCCCCCCGGCAGGTCCCCCTGCTGTGCAGGCTGCAGCATCTCAG tctttctctctccgcctctctccttAA